The Macaca fascicularis isolate 582-1 chromosome 1, T2T-MFA8v1.1 genome includes a window with the following:
- the LOC102140409 gene encoding olfactory receptor 11L1: MEPQNTSTVTNFQLLGFQNLLEWQTLLFVIFLLIYCLTITGNVIIVTVVSQDQRLHSPMYMFLQHLSFLEVWYTSTTVPLLLANLLSWGQAISFSACMAQLYFFVFLSATECFFLAVMAYDRYLAICSPLRYPFLMHRELCTRLVAVSWWTGIGTGFLPSLMISRLDFCGPNEINHFFCDLPPLMQLSCSSVYITEVTIFILSIAVLCICFFLTLGSYVFIVSSVLRIPSTSGRRKTFSTCGSHLAVVTIYYGTMISMYVHPNPHLLPEVNKIISVFYTVVTPLLNPVIYSLRNKDFKEAVRKVMRRKCGIYGV, from the coding sequence ATGGAGCCCCAAAATACCTCCACTGTGACTAACTTTCAGCTGTTAGGATTCCAGAACCTTCTTGAATGGCAGACCCTGCTCTTTGTCATTTTCCTGCTCATCTACTGCCTGACCATTACAGGGAATGTCATCATCGTTACTGTGGTGAGCCAGGACCAGCGACTGCACTCCCCTATGTACATGTTCCTCCAGCATCTCTCCTTTCTGGAGGTCTGGTACACATCCACCACTGTGCCCCTTCTCCTAGCCAACCTGCTGTCCTGGGGCCAAGCCATCTCCTTCTCCGCCTGCATGGCACAGCtctacttctttgtgttcctcaGCGCTACCGAGTGCTTTTTCCTGGCCGTGATGGCCTATGACCGTTACCTGGCCATCTGCAGCCCGCTCCGCTACCCTTTCCTCATGCATCGTGAGCTCTGCACCAGGTTGGTGGCGGTCTCCTGGTGGACAGGGATTGGCACAGGCTTTCTGCCTTCCCTGATGATTTCCAGGTTGGACTTCTGTGGGCCCAATGAGATTAACCATTTCTTCTGTGACCTCCCCCCACTCATGCAGCTCTCCTGTTCCAGTGTTTATATCACCGAGGTGACCATCTTCATCCTGTCAATTGCCGTGCtgtgcatttgtttttttctgacacTGGGGTCCTATGTTTTCATCGTGTCCTCCGTATTGAGAATCCCTTCCACCTCTGGCCGGAGAAAGACATTTTCCACATGTGGCTCCCACCTGGCTGTTGTCACTATCTACTACGGGACCATGATCTCCATGTATGTGCACCCCAATCCCCACCTGTTGCCTGAAGTCAACAAGATCATTTCTGTCTTCTACactgtggtcacaccactgctGAACCCAGTTATCTACAGCTTGAGGAACAAAGACTTCAAAGAAGCTGTTAGAAAGGTCATGAGAAGGAAATGTGGTATCTATGGAGTATGA